The Synechocystis sp. PCC 7509 genome includes a window with the following:
- a CDS encoding iron uptake porin, with product MNNRQFKLVAATRVLTCLLMGVLGMSARSPVVAQELQPMSEAEISQVTSVSQLSDVQPTDWAFQALQSLVERYGCIAGYPDGTYRGNRALTRYEFAAGLNACLDKVNELIATGTSNLASKNDLITLQRLQEEFAAELASLRGRVDALEAQTAELEANQFSTTTKLTGNIFVNVTGAFAEGDILAEGETVFRTQPRTSPNALRRVTEDPNITLSNYVFLNFTTSFTGKDSLVTQLVTGNGDSPANRFASAGLYNTLGVPYTDQTGVTGGTGRVVLRELFYNFPIGESLRVVVGPRVNWYRYFDNNRFTFYLTGAGSFNSSGSTLLNAVDRGSGAAVLWQISDRLKLNVAYLGENTEFLTSNLFNSSSNPSQGLFSPTNTLTAELTVSPIKSLNLRFLYNRSHVRAIAGQVGGAIGEPIYGFADDGFDGSIDNATGDTYAFNFDWLVTSGFGLFGRYAYGSTNIEPLNASRPNGEVNAQTIQVGAAFPDLGKEGALFTLSYLIPFSVVDGRNFLVSGGGDGGVQYEFEATYFYPLSQNIALVPAFYWIGNPNNFSGNPNIYVANLRAQFSF from the coding sequence ATGAATAATCGACAATTTAAACTGGTTGCTGCAACCAGAGTTTTAACGTGCCTATTGATGGGAGTTTTGGGGATGTCTGCGCGATCGCCTGTAGTCGCCCAAGAACTTCAACCAATGTCTGAAGCAGAAATATCACAAGTTACCTCTGTATCTCAATTATCCGATGTACAGCCTACAGATTGGGCATTTCAGGCATTGCAATCATTGGTAGAAAGGTATGGTTGCATTGCTGGGTATCCCGATGGTACTTATAGAGGAAACCGTGCTTTAACTAGATACGAGTTTGCGGCGGGTTTAAATGCTTGTTTAGATAAAGTCAACGAATTAATCGCAACGGGTACTAGCAATTTAGCTAGTAAAAATGACTTAATTACTCTACAACGCTTACAAGAAGAATTTGCCGCCGAACTTGCCTCATTACGAGGGCGAGTCGATGCTTTAGAAGCCCAAACCGCCGAACTTGAAGCCAATCAATTTTCCACTACAACCAAGCTAACAGGAAATATTTTTGTTAATGTTACCGGGGCGTTTGCGGAGGGAGATATTTTAGCTGAAGGAGAGACGGTTTTTAGAACTCAACCGAGAACAAGCCCCAATGCTTTACGGCGAGTTACGGAAGATCCAAATATTACTCTCAGCAATTATGTTTTTCTCAACTTCACTACTTCCTTTACAGGCAAAGATAGCTTAGTCACGCAATTAGTAACTGGAAATGGCGACTCTCCAGCTAATAGATTTGCTTCGGCGGGTTTGTACAACACCCTTGGCGTACCTTATACCGATCAAACTGGGGTAACGGGAGGAACGGGGAGAGTTGTGTTGCGAGAATTATTTTATAATTTCCCCATCGGCGAATCTTTGCGGGTAGTAGTTGGCCCAAGAGTTAATTGGTATCGCTACTTTGACAACAACCGTTTTACCTTCTATTTAACTGGCGCTGGTAGTTTTAACTCCAGTGGTAGCACGTTATTAAACGCTGTAGATAGAGGTTCAGGGGCGGCGGTATTATGGCAAATAAGCGATCGCCTAAAACTCAACGTAGCTTACTTAGGCGAAAATACAGAATTTCTTACCAGCAACTTATTTAACTCCTCTAGCAACCCTAGCCAAGGCTTGTTTAGCCCTACAAATACCTTGACGGCAGAATTGACAGTTTCACCGATCAAGAGCTTAAATTTGCGCTTTTTGTATAACCGATCTCATGTAAGAGCGATCGCCGGACAAGTTGGCGGCGCAATTGGCGAACCTATTTATGGCTTTGCTGATGATGGTTTTGATGGCTCTATTGACAATGCCACAGGCGATACTTATGCTTTCAACTTTGATTGGTTAGTTACTTCTGGTTTCGGTTTATTTGGACGCTATGCTTACGGGAGTACAAATATAGAGCCTTTAAATGCAAGTAGACCAAATGGCGAAGTAAACGCGCAAACAATTCAAGTAGGGGCAGCATTTCCTGACTTAGGCAAAGAAGGAGCATTATTTACCCTTTCTTATCTCATTCCCTTTTCTGTCGTAGATGGGCGAAACTTTCTAGTATCCGGTGGCGGTGATGGCGGCGTGCAGTACGAATTTGAAGCTACTTATTTTTATCCGTTAAGCCAAAATATTGCTTTAGTTCCAGCTTTTTACTGGATTGGCAACCCCAATAATTTTAGCGGCAATCCAAATATTTATGTGGCTAATTTACGCGCTCAATTTAGCTTCTAG
- a CDS encoding aromatic ring-hydroxylating oxygenase subunit alpha — protein MLVTKQPVLRKFWYPAIPTTELSNSPNPFELLGEKIVIWLDKAGKPAAVQDRCCHRSAQLSIGKVVDGNICCAYHGWQFNSDGACVCVPQLKDETIPANYKIKSYRCTERYGYVWVCLEEPLIDLPEIDEATKPDYRLLHEFYELWKCAALRVMENEFDLAHPTFVHTTTFGSEEHPIPESMKLTETEWGLHVQGVLGVVNPQLQQQNLKMDTKQTFRTLDMTWFMPFTVKLQITYPNGLTHIIVNTMTPINDSTSQMVQFCVRNDTEADTKSSDVVAFDRAVTLEDKHILETTDYDVPLSVSQEQHMFTDKPGIVMRKKLAALLKAYGEVEQTKSNN, from the coding sequence ATGCTAGTTACAAAACAACCTGTACTCCGAAAGTTCTGGTATCCGGCAATTCCAACTACAGAGCTTTCAAATAGTCCTAACCCTTTTGAGTTACTGGGTGAAAAAATAGTTATTTGGTTAGATAAAGCCGGGAAACCCGCCGCCGTTCAAGATAGATGCTGTCATCGTTCGGCGCAACTAAGCATTGGTAAGGTGGTAGATGGCAATATTTGCTGTGCTTATCATGGTTGGCAATTTAATAGTGATGGCGCGTGTGTCTGCGTACCACAATTGAAAGATGAGACAATTCCTGCTAATTATAAAATAAAGTCTTATCGCTGTACGGAGCGTTACGGGTATGTTTGGGTATGTTTGGAAGAACCGCTAATCGATCTTCCAGAGATTGACGAAGCCACAAAGCCAGATTACCGATTGCTGCATGAATTTTATGAACTTTGGAAATGTGCAGCCTTGCGGGTAATGGAAAATGAATTTGACTTAGCTCATCCTACGTTTGTACATACTACGACCTTTGGCAGCGAAGAACATCCCATTCCTGAATCGATGAAGCTTACAGAAACAGAATGGGGATTGCACGTACAGGGTGTTTTGGGGGTTGTAAATCCCCAATTGCAACAACAAAACTTGAAAATGGACACAAAACAAACCTTCCGCACCTTAGACATGACTTGGTTTATGCCTTTTACTGTCAAGCTGCAAATTACCTACCCAAACGGATTGACTCACATTATTGTCAATACAATGACACCAATAAATGATTCAACTTCCCAAATGGTGCAGTTTTGCGTCCGTAATGACACCGAAGCAGACACAAAAAGCAGTGATGTAGTTGCTTTTGATCGCGCGGTAACGTTGGAAGACAAGCATATATTAGAAACAACCGATTACGATGTGCCTCTGAGTGTGAGTCAAGAGCAGCATATGTTTACAGATAAACCTGGTATAGTTATGCGTAAAAAGCTGGCGGCTTTATTGAAAGCATACGGCGAAGTAGAGCAAACCAAAAGTAATAATTAA
- a CDS encoding COP23 domain-containing protein has product MSPNKFKFPIKSLSLVLGAAFMLGQNSLIATAQTPSDVVVDTDSNSGSNNGSNPIYDRNTRFGCQTNNGQYTVMYFPESQPNQAFAWATPSQLGGGWNPQKRCAEIARRLEQYRPDGLIELTTDVENGYNTVCVTTEKVPGCRIVLTVPPGQDPLTTRDRVFENLTVADSGQQTQGVYTYSAGRGNSQVDKLINRGRAILGGANNRQSSSAINLRPFLDRADGGTGAMLNNGVPTKKQRQQNQRQRQLNPGSFR; this is encoded by the coding sequence ATGTCACCAAACAAGTTTAAGTTCCCAATAAAAAGTTTGAGTTTAGTTCTCGGTGCGGCTTTTATGCTAGGTCAAAACAGTCTAATAGCCACGGCTCAAACTCCCTCAGATGTGGTGGTCGATACCGACTCCAATAGTGGCTCTAATAACGGCTCAAATCCTATTTACGATCGCAATACTCGTTTTGGATGCCAGACTAATAACGGTCAATACACCGTGATGTACTTCCCTGAAAGTCAACCAAATCAAGCTTTTGCTTGGGCAACTCCATCACAATTGGGTGGTGGTTGGAATCCGCAAAAACGCTGCGCCGAAATCGCTAGACGACTAGAGCAGTACCGACCAGACGGTTTAATTGAACTAACTACCGATGTGGAAAATGGCTACAACACCGTTTGTGTGACCACTGAAAAAGTTCCTGGCTGTCGGATTGTCCTTACTGTACCTCCCGGACAAGATCCTTTGACTACCCGCGATCGCGTTTTTGAAAATTTGACCGTAGCCGATAGCGGACAACAAACTCAAGGAGTTTATACCTACAGCGCCGGACGAGGTAATAGTCAAGTAGACAAACTAATTAACAGAGGGAGAGCAATTTTAGGTGGCGCAAATAATCGCCAGTCAAGTAGCGCTATCAATCTGCGACCGTTTTTAGATCGCGCCGATGGTGGAACTGGTGCAATGCTCAACAACGGCGTACCCACAAAAAAACAGCGTCAGCAGAACCAGCGCCAACGCCAGCTAAATCCAGGTAGTTTCCGCTAA
- the hpxO gene encoding FAD-dependent urate hydroxylase HpxO, with the protein MKNLKVVIIGAGMGGLTAAIALRQAGYEVEIYEKVNKIRPAGAAISLWSNGVKVLNSLGLSQEIASIGGKMERTAYYSHTGEKLTDFSLQPLIDRVGQKPYPVARTDLQEMLLNTLGANNVQLNAKCVAVEQDSDSVTATFEDGRKATGDVLIGADGTHSLIRSYVLDKIIERRYVGYVNWNGLVTASEDLAPGNTWAVYVGEHKRASMMPVGGDRYYFFFDVPMPKGSVSSPETYREELSSFFKGWAEPVQKLIKCLDPMKTNRVEIHDIEPLQTLVRDRIALLGDSAHGTAPDLGQGGCQAMEDVLVLTNYLQTTNISVADALKRYETARKDRVADIITRARKRSDMTHGKAPEVTKQWYEALKYEDGTDIMDAISKTILAGPLN; encoded by the coding sequence ATGAAAAATTTAAAAGTTGTAATCATCGGGGCAGGAATGGGAGGATTGACGGCAGCGATCGCCCTGCGTCAAGCTGGATACGAAGTAGAAATCTACGAAAAAGTCAACAAAATACGTCCAGCAGGGGCGGCAATTTCGTTATGGTCAAATGGGGTTAAAGTCTTAAATAGCTTGGGTTTAAGCCAAGAAATTGCCAGTATTGGCGGCAAAATGGAACGCACTGCATACTACAGCCATACCGGGGAAAAGCTCACAGATTTTAGTTTGCAGCCGTTAATCGATCGCGTAGGGCAAAAACCGTACCCAGTAGCGCGGACGGATTTACAGGAAATGTTACTCAATACCCTGGGTGCAAATAACGTTCAACTTAATGCTAAATGTGTTGCTGTTGAACAAGATTCTGACAGCGTTACAGCTACTTTTGAGGATGGACGTAAAGCTACCGGAGATGTGTTGATCGGTGCAGATGGAACTCACTCTTTAATTCGCAGTTACGTTTTAGATAAAATTATTGAGCGGCGTTATGTGGGCTATGTAAATTGGAATGGATTAGTGACTGCTAGTGAAGATTTAGCGCCGGGTAATACTTGGGCAGTGTATGTCGGCGAACACAAACGAGCCTCTATGATGCCTGTGGGAGGCGATCGCTATTATTTCTTTTTTGATGTCCCCATGCCTAAAGGTAGTGTAAGCTCGCCAGAAACTTATAGAGAAGAATTGAGTAGCTTTTTTAAAGGTTGGGCAGAACCCGTGCAAAAATTAATTAAGTGCCTCGATCCCATGAAGACTAATCGTGTGGAAATACACGACATTGAGCCATTGCAAACATTGGTGCGCGATCGCATAGCATTATTAGGTGACTCTGCACACGGTACAGCACCAGACTTAGGACAAGGTGGCTGTCAAGCGATGGAAGATGTTTTAGTGTTGACAAATTACTTGCAAACAACCAATATCAGTGTTGCTGACGCTTTAAAACGCTACGAAACCGCCAGAAAAGATCGCGTTGCAGACATCATTACTAGAGCTAGAAAGCGATCGGATATGACTCACGGTAAAGCGCCAGAAGTTACTAAACAGTGGTACGAAGCCCTAAAGTACGAAGATGGAACAGATATTATGGATGCAATTTCTAAAACAATCCTAGCTGGGCCATTAAACTAA
- the uraD gene encoding 2-oxo-4-hydroxy-4-carboxy-5-ureidoimidazoline decarboxylase → MSKSITDLNQMSQEEFVSVLGTLFEHTPEIAQKAWSDRPFADIAALYQKMVDIVSLMTIDEQLALIRAHPDLGSKALMAEASVVEQSGLGLDRLTPQEYDYFQLLNQTYKDKFGFPFIVAVKNQTKDSILNEFERRLKNTIEAEIASAIAQINKIAWFRLLNLVEN, encoded by the coding sequence ATGTCTAAGTCCATCACTGATTTAAACCAAATGAGCCAGGAGGAATTTGTCAGCGTTTTGGGAACTCTGTTTGAACACACCCCAGAAATTGCTCAAAAAGCTTGGAGCGATCGCCCGTTTGCAGATATAGCTGCCTTATATCAAAAAATGGTTGATATAGTTAGCCTCATGACAATTGATGAGCAACTAGCTTTAATTCGAGCGCATCCTGACTTAGGCAGCAAAGCTTTAATGGCAGAAGCTTCGGTAGTAGAACAATCTGGACTTGGTTTAGATAGGCTAACTCCTCAAGAATACGATTACTTTCAATTGCTCAATCAGACCTACAAAGATAAATTTGGGTTTCCGTTTATAGTTGCCGTCAAAAATCAGACTAAAGACAGCATTTTAAACGAATTTGAGCGCCGTTTAAAAAATACTATAGAAGCAGAAATAGCTAGTGCGATCGCCCAAATAAACAAAATTGCTTGGTTTCGCCTTCTAAACTTGGTAGAAAACTAA
- the uraH gene encoding hydroxyisourate hydrolase, which yields MGKLTTHVLDTARGCPAKGITLELWQISESGQKTLLKTTVTNSDGRTDTPLLTEDLTVGIYELVFIVGDYFGSYFETLPNPPFLNRVPIQFGIADTTTHYHVPLLVSPWSYSTYRGS from the coding sequence ATGGGAAAACTTACTACGCACGTTTTAGATACTGCGCGCGGATGTCCAGCCAAAGGAATTACCCTAGAATTGTGGCAAATAAGTGAATCGGGGCAAAAAACCCTACTAAAAACTACTGTAACCAATTCTGACGGGCGCACAGATACCCCATTGCTAACTGAAGATTTAACAGTTGGAATATACGAATTAGTCTTTATAGTTGGCGATTACTTTGGATCTTATTTTGAAACACTACCTAACCCGCCCTTTCTTAATCGCGTACCTATTCAATTTGGTATTGCAGACACTACTACTCACTATCACGTACCGCTATTAGTTTCACCTTGGTCATACAGCACTTACCGAGGAAGTTGA
- a CDS encoding M48 family metallopeptidase, whose product MNVWLPLPGAIATETNSVTPQDQTNQKLQKRLAELQRDRQLIAADSLYLGGQFAAAEKIYRQVKTPLAQSIEPKTPEPVLDPAYLSPAGKVYWRETRAGVAQNLQTRTLVPLRLLVEQYPEFIPGHLRLAEILTKYDKSEDALAVLEKASALYPTQPEIVKAKIAALAAEKKWMEASLTARQFALLNYNQPQQTEFTLIAEENLKRYKSHLRGQLRGNAIANVITGALGYALTGSIFGPISAVQTTAMLLQGESSVGKSVSKQARKQLEMVEDPDVVNYVNEIGQKLAVVAGRNDFEYEFFVIMDDDLNAFALPGGKVFVNAGSVAKTNSEAELAGLLAHELSHAVLSHGFQLVAEGNLVANVTQYVPLGNTVANLFVLNYSRDMEKQADTLGTRLLSSTGYAADGLRNLMIILEAQEKNNPPSWLSSHPATENRVDYLEKLIVRNQYNRYAYEGVGQHAEIKAKVKKLLVEQKHVD is encoded by the coding sequence ATGAATGTGTGGCTACCATTGCCAGGTGCGATCGCAACAGAAACTAACTCTGTTACACCCCAAGATCAAACAAACCAAAAGCTACAAAAACGACTAGCAGAACTCCAACGCGATCGCCAATTAATTGCAGCAGATAGCCTATACCTAGGCGGACAATTTGCCGCCGCCGAAAAAATTTATCGCCAAGTCAAAACACCCCTCGCTCAAAGCATTGAGCCAAAAACCCCCGAACCCGTATTAGATCCGGCTTACTTATCCCCCGCCGGAAAAGTATACTGGCGCGAAACTCGAGCAGGGGTTGCCCAAAATCTGCAAACAAGGACGCTTGTACCATTAAGACTATTAGTTGAACAGTATCCTGAATTTATCCCCGGACATCTGCGTTTAGCCGAAATTCTTACTAAGTACGACAAATCTGAGGATGCTTTAGCAGTTTTAGAAAAAGCCAGCGCCCTCTATCCCACCCAACCGGAAATTGTCAAAGCTAAAATTGCCGCCTTAGCCGCCGAAAAAAAATGGATGGAAGCCTCGCTAACCGCGCGTCAATTTGCTTTGCTTAACTATAACCAACCCCAGCAAACAGAATTTACATTAATAGCGGAAGAAAATTTAAAACGCTACAAATCGCATTTAAGAGGGCAATTACGGGGAAATGCGATCGCAAATGTGATTACAGGCGCATTAGGTTACGCGCTTACCGGAAGTATTTTCGGGCCAATTTCCGCCGTCCAAACTACCGCGATGCTATTGCAAGGCGAGTCATCAGTGGGTAAATCTGTCTCCAAACAAGCCCGTAAGCAGTTAGAGATGGTAGAAGATCCAGACGTTGTAAATTATGTCAATGAAATTGGACAAAAGCTGGCGGTAGTAGCTGGGCGCAATGATTTTGAATACGAATTTTTTGTGATTATGGACGACGACTTAAATGCCTTTGCTTTACCTGGGGGTAAAGTATTTGTCAATGCTGGATCTGTCGCTAAAACTAATTCTGAAGCCGAACTTGCAGGATTACTCGCCCATGAATTGTCTCATGCAGTTTTGTCTCACGGCTTTCAATTAGTCGCCGAAGGCAACTTAGTTGCCAATGTGACCCAGTACGTCCCTTTAGGTAACACTGTTGCTAATCTATTTGTCCTCAACTACAGTCGGGACATGGAAAAGCAAGCAGACACTTTAGGAACGCGGCTGTTGTCTTCTACAGGCTACGCGGCGGATGGATTGCGCAACTTGATGATTATTTTAGAAGCACAAGAAAAAAATAATCCGCCTAGTTGGTTATCTTCCCACCCAGCCACAGAAAACCGCGTAGACTACTTAGAAAAGCTAATCGTGCGTAACCAGTACAATCGCTATGCTTATGAAGGAGTAGGGCAACACGCCGAAATTAAAGCAAAAGTAAAAAAACTTTTGGTCGAACAGAAACACGTTGACTAA
- a CDS encoding DUF427 domain-containing protein: MFNQQRIELQPGQESVWDYPRPPRLEDTNKHIQIIFNQVAIADTHQAKRVLETSHPPVYYIPQCDLLTEHLVLMPHSSWCEWKGRAAYYTVLVGEKQEQNAAWFYPAPTTEFAAIKDYVAFYPHLMDACYVDGEKVQPQPGDFYGGWITSDIVGPFKGAAGTWGW, from the coding sequence ATGTTTAATCAACAGCGCATTGAACTACAGCCCGGTCAAGAATCCGTCTGGGATTACCCGCGTCCGCCTCGCTTAGAAGATACAAATAAGCATATTCAAATTATATTCAATCAAGTTGCGATCGCCGATACCCATCAGGCAAAGCGGGTATTAGAAACAAGTCATCCACCTGTTTATTACATTCCACAGTGCGACTTATTAACGGAGCATCTAGTATTAATGCCTCATTCTAGTTGGTGCGAGTGGAAAGGTAGAGCCGCCTACTACACGGTATTAGTAGGTGAAAAGCAAGAACAAAATGCTGCTTGGTTTTATCCCGCTCCCACAACGGAATTTGCCGCCATCAAAGATTATGTAGCTTTCTATCCGCACTTAATGGATGCTTGTTATGTAGATGGTGAAAAAGTGCAGCCTCAACCAGGAGATTTTTATGGTGGCTGGATTACAAGCGATATTGTTGGGCCATTTAAGGGTGCAGCCGGAACTTGGGGCTGGTAG
- the puuE gene encoding allantoinase PuuE has translation MSKPYPRDMIGYGRNPPDPKWPNRAKIAVQFVINYEEGGETCILHGDLTSETFLSEIVGAEPLNGLRHMNMESVYEYGSRAGFWRLHRLFTERNIPLTVYGIAMALERNPEAVEAMIEADWEIASHGYRWIDYKYFGEDVEREHLEKAIAIHTSITGSRPLGWYTGRNSPNTRRLVVEAGGFLYDSDSYADDLPYWVKDYGKPHLVIPYTLDNNDMRFATTQGFNSGDQFFAYLRDAFDVLYEEGETAPKMMSIGLHCRLAGRPGRAASLARFLDYVQRCDRVWICRRIDIARHWHQYHKLL, from the coding sequence ATGTCAAAGCCCTATCCACGAGACATGATTGGGTACGGACGCAACCCACCCGATCCAAAATGGCCCAATCGCGCCAAAATTGCCGTACAGTTTGTGATTAATTACGAGGAAGGTGGAGAAACTTGTATTCTTCACGGCGATTTAACTTCAGAAACCTTTTTATCAGAAATTGTCGGCGCAGAACCATTAAACGGGTTGCGACATATGAATATGGAATCGGTTTACGAATATGGCAGTAGAGCGGGCTTTTGGCGACTGCATAGATTATTTACCGAGCGCAATATCCCTCTTACCGTTTATGGTATTGCAATGGCATTAGAGCGCAACCCAGAAGCCGTAGAAGCAATGATAGAAGCCGATTGGGAGATTGCAAGTCATGGCTATCGTTGGATTGATTATAAATATTTTGGCGAGGATGTAGAGCGGGAACATTTAGAAAAAGCGATCGCAATTCACACTTCTATCACAGGTAGCCGTCCTCTCGGTTGGTATACTGGGCGCAATAGTCCAAATACTCGACGTTTGGTAGTAGAAGCGGGGGGTTTTCTTTACGACTCCGATAGTTACGCCGATGACTTACCTTACTGGGTAAAGGACTATGGCAAACCTCACTTAGTTATTCCCTACACCCTGGATAATAACGATATGCGTTTTGCTACTACCCAAGGTTTTAATAGTGGCGATCAGTTTTTTGCCTACTTGCGCGATGCTTTTGATGTGTTGTACGAGGAGGGCGAAACCGCCCCCAAGATGATGAGCATAGGATTGCATTGTCGCCTAGCTGGTAGACCAGGAAGGGCGGCTTCTTTGGCTCGTTTTCTTGATTATGTGCAAAGGTGCGATCGCGTATGGATTTGCCGCCGAATAGATATTGCTCGTCACTGGCATCAATATCACAAACTACTTTAA